The following are encoded together in the Oncorhynchus gorbuscha isolate QuinsamMale2020 ecotype Even-year linkage group LG03, OgorEven_v1.0, whole genome shotgun sequence genome:
- the LOC124025735 gene encoding mitochondrial potassium channel-like, whose product MRYRGKQLLPWCHGTSCLYRFHITGTVRGTVSFSRAYSTQQQPLPSSKDDGADKPVVPIQERAVATIQNLTDLGKQWGQKSMSTASNTVNYWWERYEEFVGLNEVRDAQSQVTEAERAFMVARGMVREAHCSLEALQVKLKEVRDRLDRVSREEAHYLELATLEHKLLQEERRLRTAYENAEGAEREKFALFSAGVRESHEKERTRAERTKNWSVIGSVLGALIGVMGSTYINRVRLQELKTLLLEAQKGPVSLQEAIKVQAGMHKSQQQELRGLIDTLRVTLQHRAARVIAEQDVKKPVAVRVPEPIMVPPQPSPSASEAVLKEILLYSQKAQNLLEGIQPQLGQLEQSVGKVDSELLAVQHLIETYHREEKPSVVISQQDSQMFVCDTKSVMQGLDQTERRLEASISQTTMYNTVLAYGALAVTVPALYILFRGV is encoded by the exons ATGAGGTACAGAGGTAAACAGCTCCTACCATGGTGCCATGGAACATCCTGTCTCTACCGTTTCCACATCACTGGCACGGTTAGAGGGACAGTGTCTTTCAGCAGGGCCTACAGCACACAACAACAACCGCTGCCATCTTCAAAAGATGACGGAGCAGACAAACCTGTTGTTCCTATTCAAGAACGTGCTGTGGCTACAATACAGAATCTGACTGACTTGGGGAAGCAGTGGGGACAGAAGTCTATGAGCACTGCCTCAAACACAGTTAACTACTGGTGGGAGAGGTACGAGGAGTTTGTCGGCCTGAATGAAGTCCGAGATGCTCAGTCTCAAGTCACAGAG GCAGAGAGGGCCTTCATGGTGGCCAGAGGCATGGTGCGTGAGGCCCATTGCAGTCTGGAGGCCCTACAGGTCAAGCTGAAGGAGGTGAGGGACCGACTGGACCGGGTCTCCCGAGAGGAGGCCCACTACCTTGAGCTGGCCACACTGGAGCACAAGCTGCTGCAG GAGGAGCGTCGCCTGAGGACAGCCTACGAGAATGCAGAGGGTGCAGAACGAGAGAAGTTTGCCTTATTCTCAGCTGGTGTGCGTGAGAGCCACGAAAAAGAGCGGACTCGGGCGGAGCGCACAAAGAATTGGTCTGTGATAGGCTCAGTGCTCGGAGCTTTGATAGGGGTCATGGGCTCAACCTATATCAACAGAGTACGCCTACAGGAGCTGAAGACCTTACTACTGGAGGCTCAGAAAGGACCTGTTAGTCTACAGGAGGCTATAAAAGTCCAGGCCGGTATGCATAAGTCTCAACAACAGGAGCTGAGAGGCCTTATAGACACTCTGAGGGTTACTCTTCAGCATAGAGCAGCTCGGGTGATAGCTGAGCAGGATGTGAAGAAGCCAGTGGCTGTTCGGGTTCCGGAACCCATCATGGTTCCACCCCAGCCTTCTCCGAGTGCCTCCGAGGCAGTTCTGAAAGAGATATTGCTCTATAGTCAGAaagcacagaatcttctagaagGCATCCAGCCACAGCTAGGTCAGCTTGAACAGAGTGTTGGGAAGGTGGATTCAGAACTTCTGGCCGTTCAACACTTGATTGAGACTTATCATAGGGAAGAAAAGCCGTCAGTAGTTATAAGTCAGCAAGATTCCCAGATGTTTGTTTGCGACACTAAGAGCGTCATGCAAGGTCTTGACCAGACGGAGAGAAGACTCGAGGCCTCAATAAGCCAGACTACCATGTACAACACTGTTCTGGCTTATGGTGCGCTTGCTGTCACTGTTCCTGCGCTGTATATCCTCTTTAGAGGTGTTTGA